The sequence below is a genomic window from Pirellulales bacterium.
CGCGACGTTTGAAGTGCGCTGCCAGCAGATTCAAGAAGGAATGCGGATTCCCGGCCGCCAGAGCGAACGACAAATACCGGTGGGGAGCGTCGCGGCGTTATTGTTCGTCGGCGCCGACAGCAAAATATCGATCAACATGCAATCCGTGCTGAGCGTGACGAACTTCTGCTACCAGCACCCCTTCAAGCCGGCCGTCAGCCAAGGGGAATTGGCACCGCTGTTGAAGAAGCTGGTCGGCGGCTGGGTGCGCCGCGATTTTGCCAGCGACCCGACGGCCGGTTTCCAATCCATGATGCTCGCCCTGCAATTGAATGTGCGCGACGCCATCGAGCCGGCCATGACGATGCTGAAAGACAACGTGGGCAATCCCAACATGCGGCAATACGCCCTGTTGGTGGCCGGCAAGTACGGCGAGCCTGCCGACGTCGCACGGATCGAGCCACTGTTGAACGACGTCGCTGTCTGCGCACAGCAGCAGATCCCTGTTCCCGCGTCGGCGGCCAAGGATAACCCGCCGAACGCGAAGGGCCCGAAGTACGAGGTCATCGAAACGCAAATTCGCGACGTGGCACTGGCCGTGATGATCCATCTCAGCGGGCAGAAGCTTGCGGATTTCGGCTTCGACCGAGTCCAGGCCAACCCGTCAAACCTTTTCAACACTCCGTCGCTCGGCTTCGCCGATCCCCAGCAGCGTGACGCGGCATTGGCAAAGTGGCGCCAGTGGCGCGCAAGCTCGACCGCGCAGCCGAACTAACGAAAGAGCCCGATGAGCTTTTTCAGTAGAGAAGTTCGCTGGCTGCGCGTCGCCAAGGCTTTCGCAGTGCTGGTCCTGTGCGGCTATCTGTACATCCGGGTTGCGACCCCCTCGTGGACAGAGCTCCGGCAAGGTCAAACCGTTGCACAAGCGGTTCAAATTCTAGGAGAGCCGACGGATACTCTCAACGATGACTTCGGCCGCCCTGTCGAACTCTGGTATTCGGCAGAAAAGCCGCAGTTCAAGCTTTTCTTTCGTAGTGGCCAACTCGTCAAAGTCGACTTCAACGGCCCGGGAAAGGGTTACCACTTACCATAGCGCGTCCGCGGCAGTGCCAAAGTGACTGGCCGTCTCGGAGTTCCCAGCGTGATCGCACGCGTGGAATCGCTTGTCTAGTTAATTCTGGAGAGCCAGACCAAGACACCGATCACGACTGCCGCAAGAATAACTGCGAATGCCAGCAGACACCCACGAATGGCACGAGCATTAGCCAGTTGCAGTTGTGCCTCGAGGCGCGCCGCTTCGCGTACCAAGGCATCGAGCGGTGCAGTAGCAAGCCATTGGCTATCACCGAGCGATTTTCCCATCTGCTTCAGGCTCAGCAGATAATCGCGTAGCCTGCCGGCCAGTTCCAAATCGCGCACCTCATGTTCTGCAGACGGAACGTGGCGAATACGCCATCCGTCGACAACCTGATCCCAGACCGCCCCCGTTGCATCATAAACTACGGTCGGCTCATTGATGTCGTAGGGCTCCAAGTACGACTCGGCTGCTGCGAGAGACTCGTGGATCGAGAGCCCGCCATCGCCGTAAATGAAGGCCGGGGACGACCAGGGAAGTGTCTGTTCCGAGGTTTCCGACATAGATGACTTACTCTGCCGCCCGTTCCTAGGGCATGTCAGAAGATCGGGTCGTGGTTGACGCTCCGTCTAAAACCGTCGGACTCGGTTTTACATCCCTTTCCTTTCTGCGTCGCGCCAGACGGCCTTGCACTCCCCAACACACAAGGACGATAGGGATGCTTCGTAAAACGACCATCGCCATCGCAATTGCAGAAGCCGTATACCTCCGATCGGCCATAGCGACAGCTGACCATATAACCCCGTAGAGCAGGTTGATCCCGAGTGCCGACCCCGCCCCCAGAAAAAACCGCCATCCATACCAACCGTCGTTCGTTTGTT
It includes:
- a CDS encoding HEAT repeat domain-containing protein, with protein sequence MIRGLLLCAGGMAALIVASSPSISLSASGPVRLTAAQQSVDQSSTSDPQQIALLVQELGDRSFRVRERATRALIAAGVPAKAPLLKALESPDAEVRYRARLVLSDVLELDLKQRLDEFIDDVSGTREHDLPGWHRFRDVVGDSPAARRLFVEIERHESALIEASEIGPQQASATFEVRCQQIQEGMRIPGRQSERQIPVGSVAALLFVGADSKISINMQSVLSVTNFCYQHPFKPAVSQGELAPLLKKLVGGWVRRDFASDPTAGFQSMMLALQLNVRDAIEPAMTMLKDNVGNPNMRQYALLVAGKYGEPADVARIEPLLNDVAVCAQQQIPVPASAAKDNPPNAKGPKYEVIETQIRDVALAVMIHLSGQKLADFGFDRVQANPSNLFNTPSLGFADPQQRDAALAKWRQWRASSTAQPN